In a genomic window of Candidatus Chazhemtobacterium aquaticus:
- the nrdR gene encoding transcriptional regulator NrdR: MGGACEYEFELKNMRCPYCGNENSTVLESRSTGDSGEVRRRRECLKCKKRFTTYEKVGNIDLKVEKRSGELEEFSRDKLERGIQKACWKRGISEEEIESVVDEIEMKLLNRKSTTVKSTDIGKLVLTRLRKIDGVAYLRFASVYLDVDNLRDFKAVMEELEIKKAN; this comes from the coding sequence ATGGGTGGTGCTTGCGAATATGAATTTGAATTAAAGAATATGCGGTGTCCGTATTGCGGAAATGAGAATTCAACAGTGTTGGAAAGCCGGTCTACAGGTGACAGTGGAGAGGTGAGGCGGAGACGAGAGTGTTTGAAATGTAAAAAGCGGTTTACTACTTATGAGAAGGTAGGAAATATTGATTTAAAGGTGGAGAAACGTTCGGGTGAGTTAGAAGAATTTAGTCGGGATAAGTTGGAAAGAGGGATACAGAAGGCGTGTTGGAAAAGAGGAATAAGTGAGGAAGAGATCGAGAGTGTGGTTGATGAGATCGAGATGAAGCTATTGAATCGAAAATCGACCACGGTAAAGAGCACGGATATTGGTAAGTTAGTGCTAACGAGGCTTAGAAAGATTGACGGTGTGGCTTATTTAAGATTTGCTAGTGTGTATCTGGATGTGGATAATTTAAGGGATTTTAAGGCGGTGATGGAGGAGTTGGAGATTAAAAAAGCTAATTAG
- a CDS encoding DUF5667 domain-containing protein: MKLLRLMAVVMAVLILGVSMVRAREETVSVSEPGVGMGVSEMIEEGEVMYELPYPGLLPGHYLYPLKMMRDRVVEWLTFDRGKKIELMVLYADKRMAAAKVLLERGEEDLGVETGLKAMMYQERAISMIEEIKVEGENVGVWANSLERGTAKYRETWRGLVEKVSEKTRPRMDEYKDRANEHNKRLQRVLERE, encoded by the coding sequence ATGAAATTGTTGAGGTTAATGGCGGTGGTGATGGCTGTGTTAATACTGGGTGTGTCCATGGTGAGAGCTCGAGAGGAGACTGTGAGCGTGAGTGAACCAGGAGTTGGCATGGGAGTCAGCGAGATGATTGAGGAGGGTGAGGTGATGTATGAGTTGCCCTATCCAGGGTTATTGCCCGGGCATTATTTGTATCCTCTTAAAATGATGAGGGATAGGGTGGTTGAGTGGTTGACTTTTGATCGTGGTAAGAAAATAGAGTTAATGGTTTTGTATGCCGACAAGAGAATGGCTGCTGCTAAGGTGCTGTTGGAGAGAGGGGAGGAGGATTTAGGAGTGGAAACTGGTTTGAAAGCAATGATGTATCAAGAAAGGGCAATATCGATGATAGAGGAAATTAAAGTTGAGGGGGAGAATGTGGGGGTTTGGGCTAATAGTTTAGAGCGAGGAACAGCTAAGTATAGGGAGACTTGGCGTGGTTTAGTAGAAAAGGTGAGCGAGAAAACGAGACCGAGAATGGATGAGTATAAGGATAGAGCCAATGAACATAACAAGAGATTGCAGAGAGTCTTGGAGAGAGAGTAG
- a CDS encoding M20 family metallopeptidase has product MYQLTKKLGRDIAKQVESNFEEQSKLLAELVRAKSVNPGDGAMRSAQVEVKVAKLIRGKFRDWGLRPRYLRARSGRPNLVTTWGPARSRKSILLVGHMDTGGVGSELINTPFSGIVRDGRLYGVGALDMKATLSAYMFAYKALADLGVRLDGKLRMAFVADGMGEGASKIGLAYLINKGIKAKAAILGKPGTDKIAIGHRGGYRFLLKTYGEAVNTGRRAWERGKKGKNAILQMDRVMRVLSGFDLPFKPARAFPGRLPVFTFPTKIKGGTSVNVVPDKCEAWGDVRLMPGNTDVQVRLWIEDRLSGLTDLEWDLEDLLFVPSMEIERSEGLVQVLAEQAKEVLGKQPKLEGCGPWNDAWMLTSRDVPCIAGFGPDGGEGAEGEWVDLESLRKVTEIYARTILEYLGERKVGVK; this is encoded by the coding sequence ATGTATCAATTGACAAAAAAACTGGGTCGGGATATTGCTAAACAGGTTGAGAGTAACTTTGAAGAGCAATCTAAGTTATTAGCGGAGTTGGTAAGGGCAAAGAGTGTTAATCCTGGAGATGGGGCAATGAGAAGCGCGCAGGTTGAGGTTAAGGTAGCCAAGTTGATTAGAGGTAAGTTTCGTGATTGGGGGTTGCGGCCAAGGTATTTGAGGGCCAGAAGTGGTAGACCAAATTTGGTGACTACTTGGGGTCCGGCAAGATCAAGAAAAAGTATCTTGTTGGTTGGACATATGGATACGGGTGGGGTTGGAAGCGAGTTGATTAATACACCATTTTCTGGAATTGTTAGAGACGGAAGGTTGTATGGAGTAGGAGCTTTGGACATGAAGGCAACATTGTCGGCTTATATGTTTGCGTATAAGGCATTGGCTGATTTAGGGGTTAGATTGGATGGGAAGTTGAGAATGGCGTTTGTAGCTGATGGTATGGGGGAGGGGGCGAGTAAGATTGGTTTGGCATATTTGATTAATAAGGGGATTAAAGCTAAGGCGGCAATATTGGGTAAACCAGGAACTGATAAGATTGCTATTGGACACAGAGGTGGTTATAGGTTTTTACTCAAGACTTATGGAGAAGCGGTAAATACAGGGAGAAGGGCGTGGGAAAGAGGCAAGAAAGGAAAGAATGCCATATTACAAATGGATAGGGTGATGAGAGTTTTGTCTGGTTTTGATCTTCCTTTCAAGCCGGCTAGGGCTTTTCCAGGAAGGTTGCCGGTGTTCACTTTTCCAACAAAAATTAAAGGTGGAACAAGTGTTAATGTTGTACCTGACAAGTGTGAGGCGTGGGGGGATGTTAGATTAATGCCTGGGAATACGGATGTGCAGGTTCGTTTATGGATCGAGGACCGGTTGTCTGGATTGACTGATTTGGAGTGGGATCTGGAGGATTTATTGTTTGTGCCATCGATGGAGATTGAGAGAAGTGAGGGGTTGGTACAGGTGCTGGCTGAGCAGGCTAAGGAAGTGTTGGGTAAACAACCTAAACTTGAAGGGTGTGGGCCCTGGAACGATGCTTGGATGTTAACAAGTAGAGATGTCCCTTGTATTGCTGGTTTTGGTCCAGATGGGGGTGAGGGAGCGGAAGGTGAGTGGGTTGACTTAGAGAGTTTAAGGAAAGTGACTGAGATTTATGCAAGGACCATATTGGAGTATTTGGGAGAGAGAAAGGTAGGGGTTAAGTAG
- a CDS encoding CPBP family intramembrane glutamic endopeptidase, translated as MRSKKDGSFLKVLMYYVYLLAAWGLFRLLIRLPEVIEELWFKPVVWMLPLWWLWSREKRRVNLFKGSVKGALVWGMSLGLLYGLVAWLAGWSKYGEIKLDGEAMGWLDVVGIGLVTAVTEEVVFSGYLLQKIKGFVVSEWVAITLTGLGFALLHLPIAIFVYGYGGGEMLGFLVVIMLMAMGNYWVMMRTRNVIAPILSHWWWGVAIYMFG; from the coding sequence ATGAGAAGTAAGAAGGATGGGAGTTTTTTGAAGGTGTTGATGTATTACGTCTATTTGTTGGCAGCTTGGGGTTTGTTTAGATTGTTGATAAGATTGCCGGAGGTAATTGAGGAGCTGTGGTTTAAGCCAGTGGTGTGGATGTTACCTTTGTGGTGGCTGTGGTCAAGGGAAAAGAGGAGAGTCAATCTGTTTAAAGGATCTGTTAAAGGAGCGTTAGTTTGGGGAATGTCTTTAGGTTTGCTATATGGTTTGGTGGCGTGGTTGGCTGGTTGGAGTAAGTATGGAGAGATAAAACTGGATGGTGAGGCGATGGGGTGGTTGGATGTAGTGGGAATAGGATTGGTGACGGCAGTTACTGAGGAGGTAGTTTTTTCGGGTTATTTGTTGCAGAAGATTAAGGGTTTTGTGGTAAGTGAATGGGTGGCTATTACTCTTACCGGATTGGGTTTTGCTTTGTTACATTTACCAATTGCGATATTCGTATATGGGTATGGTGGCGGGGAGATGTTGGGTTTTTTGGTAGTTATTATGTTGATGGCAATGGGTAATTATTGGGTGATGATGAGAACAAGAAACGTGATTGCGCCGATACTGAGTCATTGGTGGTGGGGGGTGGCGATTTATATGTTTGGTTAA
- a CDS encoding transglycosylase domain-containing protein, with amino-acid sequence MASKSRSKKTTPPSPTPKTKQSRKIKLSHFLSLSRLRLPHPQLHLPHLQRKHIIIISILIATLLFTIGFILFKDVPNPTSLSKRPAPVSTQILDRHGQLLYEIYTDQNRTPVSIKDLPDHLTQATISIEDKNFYSHHGLDLRGIARAAFKTLTGQRLEGGSTITQQLVKTALLNDPSRTISRKIKEAALAILTEIIYSKDQILEMYLNNVPYGGTAYGIETAARQYFNKSAKDLTLAEATLLAGLPQAPTRYSPFGAHPELAKQRQEQVLRRLHEDGYITSEELETAKNESLNYASVKSTIKAPHFVLWIKDLLVDRYGEDLVNLGGLRVTTTLDLNLQEYAQASLSAEVDKLERLKVGNGAALVTKPKTGEVLAMIGSRDYFDKEHDGAVNITLRYRQPGSSIKPLNYAVGLLKGWPTSTMYLDIPTCFTQSGQKAYCPKNYDNTWHGPTQMRFALGNSYNIPAVKQLALNGLDAMIATASAMGITGWDNPDRFGLSLTLGGGEVRMIDMAVAFGVFANSGVKVPLNPILKVETYTGQVLEETNLETIADLASTSPLNWDDFWSKPRSSNNPTTQTTSVDLGIASPYSSFFDRLLGKKPGNQTLNITIPETQVTTVLPEEVAYIISHILLDNNARVGAFGSSSELVIPGHTVSVKTGTTNDLRDNWTIGFTPDYLVTTWVGNNDNTSMSYVASGVTGASPIWNDIMRFVLKDEKDRFPTRPQGIADAQVCTLTGLLASPDAPCDTRNEIFIKDHLPLPSTTLPTRKQIWIRRDTNQPLLPGEEVIDLNLEEHTVVSDPFTQEFCLDCAYPQETKPNPDNPDEQIPTGKISYPTFIINYDLFKAKNITPTSWINTTQPPIN; translated from the coding sequence ATGGCTTCAAAATCTCGATCAAAAAAAACTACCCCTCCCTCTCCGACACCAAAAACCAAGCAATCTCGAAAGATAAAGTTGTCTCATTTTCTTTCCCTATCACGCCTCCGGCTTCCTCATCCTCAACTCCATCTCCCCCACCTCCAGCGTAAACACATAATAATCATCAGTATTCTGATAGCTACCTTACTCTTCACAATTGGCTTTATCCTCTTTAAAGATGTCCCCAATCCCACTTCTCTATCCAAACGTCCTGCTCCCGTATCAACTCAAATTCTTGATCGCCATGGCCAACTTCTCTACGAGATTTACACCGACCAAAACCGTACTCCAGTCTCCATCAAAGACTTACCCGATCATCTCACCCAAGCTACCATCTCCATCGAAGACAAAAACTTCTACTCCCACCATGGCCTGGACTTAAGAGGCATTGCCCGAGCCGCTTTCAAAACCCTCACTGGCCAGCGTCTCGAAGGCGGATCCACCATCACTCAACAATTGGTCAAAACTGCTCTGCTTAATGATCCGTCCCGCACCATCTCACGTAAAATCAAAGAGGCAGCTCTTGCCATTCTCACCGAAATTATCTACTCCAAAGACCAAATTCTAGAGATGTACCTCAACAACGTACCCTACGGTGGCACTGCTTACGGCATCGAAACAGCAGCCCGTCAATACTTCAATAAATCAGCCAAAGACCTCACTCTTGCAGAAGCCACCCTACTTGCCGGACTTCCCCAAGCCCCCACCCGTTACTCGCCCTTTGGTGCTCACCCCGAACTAGCCAAACAACGCCAAGAACAAGTCCTTCGCCGTCTCCACGAAGATGGATATATCACCTCAGAAGAACTCGAGACTGCCAAGAATGAATCACTAAATTATGCCAGCGTTAAATCAACCATCAAAGCTCCCCACTTCGTCCTTTGGATCAAAGACCTTCTCGTCGACCGCTACGGCGAAGATTTAGTCAACCTTGGTGGACTTAGAGTTACCACTACCCTAGACCTTAATCTGCAAGAATACGCCCAAGCCTCCCTATCAGCCGAAGTTGACAAGTTAGAACGTCTCAAGGTCGGTAATGGAGCCGCCCTAGTCACCAAGCCAAAAACCGGAGAAGTGCTTGCTATGATCGGCTCAAGAGACTACTTCGACAAAGAACATGACGGAGCTGTCAATATCACCCTCCGTTACCGCCAACCAGGATCCTCAATCAAACCCCTCAATTACGCCGTCGGACTCCTTAAGGGTTGGCCAACCTCCACCATGTATCTTGATATACCCACTTGTTTCACTCAGTCTGGCCAAAAAGCATATTGCCCAAAAAACTATGACAACACCTGGCACGGGCCGACCCAAATGCGCTTCGCTCTTGGTAACTCCTACAACATCCCTGCAGTTAAACAACTTGCCCTCAACGGTCTTGACGCTATGATCGCCACTGCCTCAGCCATGGGCATCACTGGCTGGGACAATCCCGATCGCTTTGGTCTCTCACTCACTCTAGGCGGTGGAGAAGTCCGCATGATTGACATGGCAGTCGCCTTCGGCGTCTTCGCCAACTCGGGCGTCAAAGTACCCCTTAATCCAATTCTAAAAGTTGAAACATATACCGGACAAGTTCTTGAAGAAACCAATCTTGAAACCATCGCCGACCTCGCCTCAACCTCGCCCCTCAACTGGGATGATTTCTGGAGCAAACCACGCTCATCCAACAACCCAACCACTCAAACCACCTCCGTTGATCTGGGAATTGCCTCACCCTATTCCAGTTTCTTTGATCGCTTACTTGGCAAAAAACCCGGCAACCAAACTCTTAACATCACCATTCCCGAAACTCAGGTTACCACCGTCCTCCCTGAAGAAGTAGCCTACATCATCTCCCATATCCTCCTCGACAACAATGCCAGGGTTGGCGCCTTTGGATCAAGCAGCGAGCTCGTCATTCCTGGACATACTGTCTCCGTCAAAACCGGAACCACCAACGATCTACGTGACAACTGGACCATTGGCTTTACTCCCGACTATCTCGTCACCACCTGGGTCGGCAACAACGATAACACCTCCATGAGCTACGTTGCCTCAGGTGTTACCGGCGCCTCGCCCATCTGGAACGATATCATGCGTTTTGTCCTAAAAGACGAAAAAGACCGCTTTCCCACTCGCCCCCAAGGTATCGCCGATGCCCAAGTCTGTACCCTAACTGGTCTGCTTGCCTCTCCCGACGCCCCTTGTGACACCCGAAACGAAATCTTCATTAAAGATCACCTCCCTCTCCCCTCCACCACTTTACCCACTCGCAAGCAAATCTGGATCAGGCGGGACACCAACCAACCCCTTCTTCCAGGCGAAGAGGTTATTGACCTCAATCTTGAAGAACACACCGTTGTCTCAGACCCCTTCACTCAAGAATTCTGCCTTGACTGCGCCTATCCCCAAGAAACCAAGCCCAACCCTGACAATCCCGATGAACAAATTCCCACGGGCAAAATCTCCTACCCCACCTTCATCATCAACTACGATCTCTTCAAAGCTAAAAACATCACTCCCACCTCCTGGATCAATACCACTCAACCACCCATAAACTAA
- a CDS encoding glycosyl hydrolase family 18 protein, whose amino-acid sequence MEITPPSPSPKPSRVHIGPIILVILSLTAFILAGIIYLTRSTPPPLLSPLAQIANPVADILGINPKHPEKIIYGFLPFWNMNESDNFNYHLLTHVAYFGLDYNPDGTIHKISDDNTLEPGWNQLNSSQANQVFRSTKSARGKTIIVMRAMTQKLIESLVNNPDHRQQVIDSTMEILDQKNFDGINIDFEYVGTPDTQTKNNFSLLVKQLSSVCKQTRPGCEVSIDVFADSAVKNRIWDYASITPHIDYVIIMAYDFFRSSSSQAGPVAPLRGACSESSSDQSTCLEYDVAQTIADFSKIIPAEKIILGVPYYGYQWQTTTSEFLSNTYQKTGATATYKRIQELLTSSNQEDRSAILGLSTHWNDTTLTPWITYTDTEGNIQQIHYEDEHSLSLKYDLVNQSNIAGIAIWALGYDGHWPQLWQLLQHKFLK is encoded by the coding sequence ATGGAAATCACTCCCCCATCACCATCTCCAAAACCTTCTCGTGTTCATATTGGCCCTATCATCCTTGTCATTCTCTCTCTCACAGCCTTCATTCTTGCCGGTATCATCTATCTAACTCGCTCCACTCCTCCACCCCTTCTCTCACCACTAGCCCAAATTGCTAATCCAGTCGCCGATATATTAGGAATTAACCCAAAACATCCAGAAAAAATCATCTACGGCTTTCTACCTTTCTGGAACATGAATGAATCCGACAATTTCAACTATCACCTACTCACCCATGTCGCCTATTTTGGTCTAGACTACAACCCAGACGGAACTATCCACAAAATCAGTGATGACAACACCCTTGAACCAGGTTGGAATCAACTCAACTCAAGCCAAGCCAATCAGGTTTTCCGTTCAACCAAATCCGCCCGAGGTAAGACTATCATTGTCATGCGAGCCATGACCCAAAAACTAATTGAGTCACTTGTCAATAATCCCGATCACCGCCAACAGGTCATCGACTCAACCATGGAGATTCTTGATCAAAAAAACTTTGACGGGATCAATATTGATTTCGAATATGTTGGCACTCCAGACACTCAAACTAAAAATAACTTTTCTCTTCTTGTAAAACAATTAAGCTCTGTCTGCAAACAAACGCGTCCTGGCTGTGAAGTTAGTATAGATGTTTTCGCAGACTCAGCCGTTAAAAACCGAATTTGGGATTACGCCAGCATCACTCCTCACATTGACTACGTTATTATTATGGCCTACGACTTCTTCCGCTCATCCTCATCCCAAGCCGGACCCGTCGCCCCATTAAGAGGGGCATGCTCAGAATCATCATCAGACCAATCGACTTGTCTCGAATATGACGTAGCCCAAACTATCGCCGACTTTTCCAAAATAATCCCTGCTGAAAAAATTATTCTTGGAGTTCCTTACTACGGCTATCAATGGCAAACCACCACGTCTGAGTTCTTAAGCAACACCTATCAAAAAACCGGTGCCACAGCCACTTATAAACGCATCCAGGAACTCCTAACATCATCAAACCAAGAAGACAGATCAGCTATTCTCGGCCTCTCAACTCACTGGAACGACACCACCCTTACTCCTTGGATTACCTACACCGACACTGAAGGCAATATCCAACAAATCCACTACGAAGACGAACATTCCCTTTCTCTAAAATATGATCTGGTCAACCAAAGCAATATTGCCGGAATCGCTATCTGGGCTCTTGGATATGATGGACACTGGCCACAACTATGGCAGCTTCTTCAACACAAATTTCTCAAATAA
- a CDS encoding transglycosylase domain-containing protein, translating into MRHTGQGSLINRSLYQLTHKITKYFNTLNHLSNKQHKNKLPINHNPINRVTQFLKYLGRPVFNILLLLILFSNFTITQTLNLLGLIGRATLNLPPAILNLFKHVSLPRLSKPSIPKIGLPHLPNLKLHFSQKTHHPIQFSIPQLPHLQPPHFPKLPSPRIKLRPSLLNLSVLTLIFISTFLYYWILKDLPSPRKLSNLQPELTTQIFDRHGRLLYKIYDQEKRTLVSLEDIPLHTRQATIAIEDKHFYSHQGLSLKGIIRAIQRNLTTQEIQGGSTITQQLIKNTLLTNEKTLQRKIKEVILAIHTELIFSKDQILQMYFNQVGYGGPAYGIQEAAQQYFAKNVSDLNLAESALLAGLPQSPTRYSPFGAHPELAKQRQIQVLDRMLEDEYITLQQYQDALNTPLTFAPPQTSILAPHFVMYIKDLLVSYFGEELVTHGGLQVHTTLDLDIQNLAQSILNQELDQLKNLHVNNGAVLITNPPSGEILAMIGSKDYFDIAHDGQVNLTTSLRQPGSAIKPINYALAFETGLTPSTIIHDTPITFNLPGSKPYTPNNYDGRFHGAVTLRTALASSYNVPAIKLLNRNGVIQMARLASQMGITTWDNPARYGLSLTLGSNEVKMTDMAEVYGTFANLGVHVPLNPILSIKDSSGQPLKFNLCNLPQTDTNQSTFTVQAATTNTNCQPHQVISPETAYLISDILSDNQARTPAFGSRSVLHIPDYQVAVKTGTSNDLRDNWTIGYTPELLVATWVGNNDNSPMSRIASGITGASPIWSQITSQILKNTVPTTFPTPSNIVKVPICTLTNTLTCSACPSTRLETFIQGTQPTISCTTEQINQALEKNTSSPLAQSSLDQNDNASSD; encoded by the coding sequence ATGCGCCACACCGGACAGGGGTCATTGATAAACAGATCTCTATACCAACTCACCCATAAAATCACAAAATACTTTAATACCCTAAATCATCTATCAAACAAGCAACACAAAAATAAGCTGCCAATCAATCACAATCCTATAAATCGAGTCACTCAATTCCTCAAATATCTTGGTCGTCCTGTTTTCAACATTCTTCTCCTCCTCATCCTCTTCTCCAACTTTACAATCACCCAAACTCTCAACTTACTTGGTTTAATCGGTCGTGCCACCCTCAACCTCCCTCCTGCAATTTTAAACCTCTTTAAACACGTAAGCTTACCCCGTCTTTCCAAACCATCTATACCAAAGATTGGTCTTCCACACCTGCCTAATCTGAAGCTTCATTTTTCTCAAAAAACTCATCACCCCATCCAATTCTCAATTCCTCAATTACCCCATTTACAACCACCCCACTTTCCCAAACTCCCTTCGCCTCGCATAAAACTACGCCCATCTCTCCTCAATCTCTCCGTCCTCACGCTTATTTTCATCTCCACCTTTCTTTATTACTGGATTCTTAAAGATCTACCCTCGCCACGAAAACTTTCAAATCTACAGCCGGAACTAACTACCCAAATCTTTGATCGACACGGTCGACTTCTTTACAAGATATATGACCAAGAAAAACGCACTCTAGTCTCTCTGGAAGATATCCCCCTCCATACTCGCCAAGCCACCATCGCTATTGAAGACAAGCACTTCTACTCTCATCAAGGCCTTTCGCTAAAAGGCATAATCCGTGCCATTCAAAGAAACCTTACTACTCAAGAGATCCAGGGCGGTTCCACCATCACCCAACAACTCATTAAAAATACCTTACTTACAAACGAAAAAACCCTACAACGCAAAATCAAAGAAGTTATTCTTGCTATTCACACCGAACTGATCTTCAGTAAAGACCAGATTCTCCAGATGTACTTCAACCAAGTTGGCTACGGTGGCCCAGCATATGGGATTCAGGAAGCCGCTCAACAATACTTTGCCAAAAATGTCTCAGATCTAAATCTAGCCGAGTCAGCCCTACTTGCTGGCCTACCGCAATCACCCACTCGCTACTCACCTTTTGGTGCCCACCCAGAACTCGCCAAGCAACGTCAAATCCAAGTACTAGATCGCATGCTTGAAGATGAGTATATTACCCTTCAACAATATCAAGACGCGCTTAATACCCCCCTTACTTTCGCCCCACCCCAAACCAGTATTCTTGCTCCTCATTTCGTCATGTATATCAAAGACCTCCTCGTCTCATACTTCGGCGAAGAACTTGTCACCCACGGAGGTCTCCAAGTCCACACCACTCTAGACCTAGATATCCAAAACCTTGCCCAATCCATCCTCAATCAAGAGCTTGATCAACTTAAAAATCTCCATGTCAACAACGGAGCCGTACTTATCACCAACCCTCCTTCCGGCGAAATCCTAGCTATGATTGGATCAAAAGACTACTTTGATATTGCTCACGATGGTCAGGTAAACCTAACTACCAGTCTTCGCCAACCAGGCTCAGCCATTAAGCCTATCAACTATGCTCTTGCTTTTGAAACCGGACTGACTCCCTCAACCATTATCCACGACACTCCCATAACCTTTAATCTCCCCGGATCCAAACCCTACACTCCCAACAACTATGACGGACGTTTCCACGGAGCCGTTACGCTCAGAACCGCTCTTGCCTCATCATATAATGTTCCAGCCATCAAGCTCCTAAATAGAAACGGGGTTATCCAAATGGCCAGATTAGCATCACAAATGGGTATCACCACCTGGGACAACCCTGCTCGCTACGGCCTTTCTCTTACCCTGGGAAGTAATGAGGTCAAAATGACCGACATGGCTGAAGTCTACGGTACCTTCGCCAATTTAGGTGTTCACGTACCCCTTAATCCCATCCTCTCCATCAAAGACTCCTCCGGTCAACCTCTTAAATTCAATCTCTGCAACCTACCCCAAACCGATACCAATCAATCCACCTTCACTGTTCAAGCTGCCACTACAAATACCAACTGCCAACCACATCAAGTCATCTCACCAGAAACCGCTTATTTAATCTCCGACATACTCTCTGACAACCAAGCCAGAACTCCTGCATTTGGCTCTCGTTCAGTTCTCCACATCCCTGATTACCAAGTCGCCGTTAAAACCGGTACTAGCAATGATCTGCGTGACAACTGGACCATTGGCTATACACCTGAACTCCTAGTTGCTACCTGGGTTGGCAACAACGATAACTCACCCATGAGTCGCATTGCTTCAGGCATCACCGGAGCCTCACCCATCTGGAGTCAAATTACCTCACAAATCCTTAAAAACACCGTTCCAACTACCTTCCCCACCCCATCCAACATTGTCAAGGTTCCCATTTGCACTCTCACCAACACTCTTACCTGTTCTGCTTGCCCCTCAACTAGGTTAGAAACCTTCATCCAAGGCACCCAGCCCACTATTTCCTGTACCACCGAACAAATCAACCAAGCTCTTGAAAAGAACACATCCTCACCTTTAGCCCAATCTTCTTTAGATCAAAACGATAACGCCTCCTCAGATTAA